A stretch of Allostreptomyces psammosilenae DNA encodes these proteins:
- a CDS encoding ParA family protein: MRTFAARAGGGPHGSAAHGPAAQGPAADGASPGDAPAGVYGYGGEDAEGPYDPAAYDPDAEYEPDPEYAATIAPDPARQRRDRVGPTGRPMPYFPIPAPLAEHGPAQIIAMCNQKGGVGKTTSTINLGAALAEYGRRVLLVDFDPQGALSVGLGVNPMELDVTVYNLLMERSVTPDDVLLKTAVPGMDLLPSNIDLSAAEVQLVSEVARESSLSRALKPLLPDYDYVIIDCQPSLGLLTVNALTAAHSVIVPLECEFFALRGVALLTETIQTVHERLNPELQLDGILATMYDSRTVHSREVLARVVEAFGDHVYHTVIGRTVRFPETTVAGEPITTYASNSVGAAAYRQLAREVLARCHAE, translated from the coding sequence GTGCGTACCTTCGCCGCGCGCGCGGGGGGTGGCCCGCACGGGTCCGCCGCGCACGGCCCGGCCGCGCAGGGCCCGGCCGCGGACGGGGCGTCGCCGGGCGACGCCCCCGCCGGCGTCTACGGGTACGGCGGCGAGGACGCCGAGGGCCCGTACGACCCGGCCGCCTACGACCCCGACGCGGAGTACGAACCCGATCCCGAGTACGCGGCCACCATCGCCCCGGACCCCGCGCGTCAGCGCCGCGACCGGGTCGGACCCACCGGCCGTCCGATGCCGTACTTCCCCATCCCGGCCCCGCTCGCCGAGCACGGGCCCGCCCAGATCATTGCCATGTGCAACCAGAAGGGCGGGGTGGGCAAGACCACCTCCACCATCAACCTCGGCGCGGCCCTGGCCGAGTACGGCCGCCGCGTCCTCCTGGTGGACTTCGACCCGCAGGGCGCCCTGTCCGTCGGCCTCGGCGTCAACCCCATGGAACTCGACGTCACCGTCTACAACCTGCTCATGGAGCGGTCGGTGACGCCGGACGACGTGCTGCTGAAGACCGCCGTGCCCGGCATGGACCTGCTGCCGAGCAACATCGACCTGTCCGCGGCGGAGGTGCAGCTGGTCAGCGAGGTGGCCCGGGAGTCGTCGCTCTCCCGCGCGCTGAAGCCGCTGCTGCCCGACTACGACTACGTCATCATCGACTGCCAGCCGTCCCTCGGTCTGCTCACGGTCAACGCGCTCACCGCCGCGCACAGCGTCATCGTGCCGCTGGAGTGCGAGTTCTTCGCCCTGCGCGGTGTCGCGCTGCTCACCGAGACCATCCAGACCGTGCACGAGCGGCTGAACCCGGAACTCCAGCTCGACGGCATCCTGGCCACGATGTACGACTCGCGCACCGTGCACAGCCGCGAGGTGCTGGCGCGGGTCGTCGAGGCGTTCGGCGACCACGTCTACCACACCGTCATCGGGCGCACCGTGCGCTTCCCGGAGACCACGGTCGCCGGTGAGCCGATCACCACCTACGCGTCGAACTCGGTCGGCGCCGCCGCGTACCGCCAGCTCGCCAGGGAGGTGCTCGCCCGGTGCCACGCCGAGTGA
- a CDS encoding segregation and condensation protein A, which translates to MRLDNFEGPFDLLLALIAKHRLDVTEVALSRVTDEFIAHIRAMGPDWDLDQVTEFLVVAATLLDLKAARLLPKAEVEDEADLELLEARDLLFARLLQYRAYKRVAGIFAERWEAESARLPRTVGLEPHHAELLPEVVINIGLERFAQLAARAMAPRPAPQVRVEHIHAPLVSVREQAEVVAERLRELGTASFSRLVADAPDTLTVVARFLALLELFRSAVVAFSQEEALGELEVRWTGSDGAGLPLVTEEFDEPGGAGQSDGAAGAARRPRARKSVEA; encoded by the coding sequence GTGCGGCTGGACAACTTCGAGGGGCCTTTCGACCTCCTCCTGGCCCTGATCGCCAAGCACCGGCTGGACGTCACCGAGGTCGCCCTCTCCCGGGTGACCGACGAGTTCATCGCGCACATCCGCGCGATGGGCCCGGACTGGGACCTGGACCAGGTGACCGAGTTCCTCGTCGTCGCCGCCACCCTTCTCGACCTCAAGGCCGCCCGCCTGCTGCCCAAGGCCGAGGTCGAGGACGAGGCCGACCTCGAACTGCTGGAGGCCCGGGACCTGCTCTTCGCCCGGCTCCTCCAGTACCGCGCCTACAAGCGCGTCGCAGGCATCTTCGCGGAGCGCTGGGAGGCGGAGAGCGCCCGCCTGCCGCGCACCGTGGGCCTGGAGCCGCACCACGCCGAGCTGCTCCCCGAGGTCGTGATCAACATCGGGCTGGAACGCTTCGCCCAACTGGCCGCCCGCGCCATGGCGCCGCGCCCGGCGCCCCAGGTGCGGGTGGAGCACATCCACGCCCCGCTGGTCAGTGTCCGGGAACAGGCCGAGGTGGTCGCCGAGCGGCTGCGTGAGCTGGGCACGGCGAGTTTCAGCCGTCTGGTCGCGGACGCCCCGGACACCCTCACCGTGGTCGCGCGCTTCCTCGCCCTGCTGGAGCTCTTCCGTTCCGCCGTGGTGGCGTTCTCCCAGGAGGAGGCGCTGGGTGAGCTGGAGGTGCGCTGGACCGGCTCGGACGGCGCCGGCCTCCCCCTCGTCACGGAGGAGTTCGACGAGCCCGGCGGGGCCGGGCAGTCGGACGGGGCCGCCGGCGCGGCGCGACGGCCGCGGGCGAGGAAGTCCGTCGAGGCGTGA
- the scpB gene encoding SMC-Scp complex subunit ScpB encodes MPNAAVPTPHPNPTDIGMPEIEEPEIEEPENAATDHAGAAAAPPGPRSPAEAVAALELAPALEAVLMVADQPVTEAHLASILDRPRDEVAETLRRLAEEYREQGRGFDLRLVAGGWRFYTRAEYAAAVERFVLDGQQARLTQAALETLAVVAYRQPVSRGRVSAVRGVNCDGVMRTLLQRGLVEEAGTDPATGAILYRTTNYFLERMGLRGLEELPELAPFLPEVDDVEAESAEGSVLAAVADLGVPAQAGGGAPDDAGARDGGQPSTGGGSVRPGPPGSPPHDHMTTSTEFDA; translated from the coding sequence ATGCCCAACGCGGCCGTGCCGACCCCGCACCCGAACCCGACGGACATCGGGATGCCCGAGATCGAGGAGCCCGAGATCGAGGAGCCGGAGAACGCGGCCACCGACCACGCCGGGGCCGCCGCGGCCCCGCCCGGGCCCCGTTCGCCGGCCGAGGCCGTCGCCGCCCTGGAACTGGCGCCGGCGCTGGAGGCCGTGCTGATGGTCGCCGACCAGCCGGTCACCGAGGCACACCTCGCCTCGATCCTGGACCGGCCGCGCGACGAGGTCGCCGAAACCCTGCGCCGCCTGGCCGAGGAGTACCGCGAGCAGGGGCGCGGCTTCGACCTGCGACTGGTGGCCGGAGGGTGGCGCTTCTACACCCGGGCCGAGTACGCCGCGGCCGTGGAGCGCTTCGTGCTGGACGGCCAGCAGGCGCGGCTGACCCAGGCCGCGCTGGAGACCCTGGCGGTCGTCGCGTACCGCCAGCCGGTCTCCCGGGGCAGGGTCTCCGCGGTCCGCGGGGTGAACTGCGACGGCGTGATGCGTACCCTGCTCCAGCGGGGTCTGGTCGAGGAGGCGGGCACCGACCCCGCCACAGGTGCGATCCTGTACCGGACGACGAACTATTTCCTGGAGCGGATGGGGCTGCGCGGACTGGAGGAGCTTCCGGAACTGGCGCCCTTCCTCCCCGAGGTCGACGACGTCGAGGCGGAGTCCGCTGAGGGCTCGGTGCTCGCCGCCGTCGCGGACCTGGGGGTGCCCGCCCAAGCGGGCGGCGGAGCGCCCGACGACGCCGGCGCGCGCGACGGCGGTCAGCCGAGCACCGGCGGCGGCTCCGTCCGACCGGGTCCACCAGGATCTCCGCCCCACGACCACATGACGACGAGTACGGAATTCGATGCGTAG
- a CDS encoding pseudouridine synthase, translating into MRSSRGSHGGKSGGNGNRNYRGAGNSRDDKQQRQPRGPRRPQRPREYEARLEEAARARHAGGRTGGAARPAGTRSGAGGAEQDGVRLQKVLAQAGLGSRRACEELIDAGRVEVNGQRVREQGLRVDPDKDEIRVDGLTVTTQGLLYFALNKPAGVVSTMEDPEGRQCLGDYVTNRETRLFHVGRLDTETEGLILLTNDGELANRLMHPRYGVTKTYLAGLVGPIPRDLGKRLREGVVLEDGLARADHFRIVDNVGKNYLVEISLHEGRKHIVRRMLDQMGFPVERLVRTKFGPLALGDQKSGWLRRLTQPEVGMLKREVGM; encoded by the coding sequence ATGCGTAGTAGCAGAGGCAGCCACGGCGGCAAGTCCGGTGGCAACGGCAACCGGAACTATCGGGGCGCGGGCAACAGCCGTGACGACAAGCAGCAGCGCCAGCCCCGGGGGCCGCGCCGCCCGCAGCGCCCCCGGGAGTACGAGGCCCGCCTGGAGGAGGCGGCCCGGGCCCGGCACGCCGGTGGCCGCACCGGTGGCGCGGCGCGGCCGGCGGGCACCCGTTCCGGGGCCGGCGGCGCGGAGCAGGACGGCGTGCGCCTGCAGAAGGTGCTCGCCCAGGCCGGCCTCGGCAGCCGTCGCGCCTGCGAGGAGCTGATCGACGCGGGCCGGGTCGAGGTCAACGGCCAGCGGGTGCGGGAGCAGGGGCTGCGGGTCGACCCGGACAAGGACGAGATCCGGGTGGACGGGCTCACCGTCACCACCCAGGGCCTGCTGTACTTCGCCCTCAACAAGCCGGCCGGTGTGGTCTCCACCATGGAGGACCCGGAGGGCCGGCAGTGCCTGGGCGACTACGTCACGAACCGGGAGACCCGGCTGTTCCACGTGGGCCGCCTGGACACCGAGACCGAGGGCCTGATCCTGCTCACCAACGACGGTGAACTGGCCAACCGCCTGATGCACCCGCGCTACGGCGTCACCAAGACCTACCTGGCCGGGCTGGTCGGCCCCATCCCGCGCGACCTCGGCAAGCGCCTGCGGGAGGGCGTGGTGCTGGAGGACGGTCTCGCCCGGGCCGACCACTTCCGCATCGTGGACAACGTGGGCAAGAACTACCTCGTCGAGATCAGCCTGCACGAGGGGCGCAAGCACATCGTCCGCCGCATGCTCGACCAGATGGGCTTCCCGGTGGAGCGGCTGGTCCGCACCAAGTTCGGGCCGCTGGCGCTCGGCGACCAGAAGTCCGGCTGGCTGCGCCGCCTGACCCAGCCGGAGGTCGGCATGCTCAAGCGCGAGGTCGGCATGTGA
- a CDS encoding prephenate dehydrogenase, with the protein MRSAAVIGTGLIGTSVALALSSRGVAVHLLDNDVRAARTASSLGAGQVGEPDEPVDLAIVAVPPARVGDTLASVQARRLARSYTDVASVKHGPLRAARDLGCELSRYIGGHPMAGREKSGPLAADAQLFVGRPWVLTPTAETDTDTLNRALELVSLCGAVPVVMEAADHDRAVALVSHAPQLVSSLMAARLQHAGDHEVRLAGQGLRDVTRIAASDPAMWIDILGANAGVVADVLAELAEDLRATVGALRAMAAAGPAGAGTTVATDGPVVTDGPVAVEETAEAGGAAVAVRTPEAAKGGDTIADVLRRGNAGHARIPGKHGAPQVRWAAVPVLIGDQPGELARLFAEVEAAGVNVEDVSIEHSPGQPAGLVQLMVAPAAGRSLAEALRSRGWNVRA; encoded by the coding sequence ATGCGCAGCGCCGCCGTGATCGGAACCGGGCTGATCGGCACGTCCGTGGCCCTCGCCCTCAGCTCGCGCGGGGTCGCGGTCCACCTGCTGGACAACGACGTGCGGGCGGCGCGCACGGCCTCCTCGCTGGGTGCCGGCCAGGTCGGCGAGCCGGACGAGCCGGTGGACCTCGCGATCGTCGCGGTGCCCCCGGCCCGGGTCGGTGACACCCTCGCCTCGGTCCAGGCCCGGCGCCTGGCCCGGAGCTACACCGACGTGGCCAGCGTCAAGCACGGCCCGCTGCGGGCGGCCCGCGACCTCGGCTGCGAGCTGTCCCGGTACATCGGCGGCCATCCGATGGCGGGGCGGGAGAAGTCGGGGCCGCTGGCCGCCGACGCGCAGCTGTTCGTCGGCCGGCCCTGGGTGCTCACCCCGACCGCCGAGACCGACACCGACACGCTCAACCGCGCCCTGGAGCTGGTCTCGCTGTGCGGCGCGGTGCCGGTGGTGATGGAGGCGGCGGACCACGACCGGGCCGTCGCGCTGGTCTCGCACGCCCCGCAGCTGGTCTCCAGCCTCATGGCGGCGCGGCTCCAGCACGCCGGGGACCACGAGGTCCGCCTCGCCGGGCAGGGCCTGCGGGACGTCACCCGGATCGCCGCCTCGGATCCGGCGATGTGGATCGACATCCTCGGCGCCAACGCCGGCGTGGTCGCGGACGTCCTGGCCGAGCTGGCCGAGGACCTGCGGGCGACGGTCGGCGCGCTGCGCGCCATGGCCGCGGCTGGACCGGCCGGGGCGGGGACCACCGTCGCGACGGACGGGCCGGTCGTGACGGACGGGCCCGTCGCGGTGGAGGAGACCGCCGAGGCCGGTGGTGCCGCCGTTGCGGTGAGGACGCCGGAGGCGGCCAAGGGCGGCGACACCATCGCGGACGTGCTGCGCCGGGGCAACGCCGGACACGCCCGGATCCCCGGCAAGCACGGCGCACCGCAGGTCCGCTGGGCGGCGGTGCCGGTGCTCATCGGCGACCAGCCCGGCGAGCTGGCCCGTCTGTTCGCGGAGGTGGAGGCGGCCGGGGTGAACGTCGAGGACGTCTCCATCGAGCACTCTCCGGGGCAGCCGGCCGGTCTGGTGCAGCTCATGGTGGCGCCCGCCGCCGGCCGCTCGCTGGCCGAGGCGCTGCGTTCCCGCGGCTGGAACGTCCGCGCGTAG
- the cmk gene encoding (d)CMP kinase: protein MHSAGPSKPLVVAVDGTSGSGKSSVSKQAAHRLGLRYLDTGAMYRAMTWWMLQHGVDVDDAETVAALAGKPEIVSGTDPLAPTIVVDGQDVAEPIRTRTVTNAVSAVSAVPEVRHRLVAMQRLEIERAAASGGIVVEGRDIGTVVAPHATAKLYLTASPEARAARRSAEINGDPGATAEVTRQELLRRDAKDSGRKASPLAKAGDAEEIDTTELTLEEVVERAVETILKRAAVEG, encoded by the coding sequence GTGCATTCAGCCGGCCCGTCCAAACCCCTGGTCGTCGCCGTCGACGGCACGTCCGGTTCCGGCAAGTCGAGCGTGTCCAAGCAGGCGGCGCACCGCCTGGGCCTGCGCTACCTCGACACCGGCGCGATGTACCGGGCCATGACCTGGTGGATGCTGCAGCACGGCGTCGACGTGGACGACGCGGAGACCGTGGCGGCCCTCGCCGGCAAGCCCGAGATCGTCTCCGGCACCGACCCGCTGGCCCCCACCATCGTGGTGGACGGCCAGGACGTCGCCGAGCCGATCCGCACCCGTACCGTCACCAACGCGGTCAGCGCGGTCAGCGCCGTCCCGGAGGTGCGTCACCGGCTGGTCGCGATGCAGCGGCTGGAGATCGAGCGGGCCGCCGCCTCCGGCGGCATCGTGGTCGAGGGCCGCGACATCGGCACGGTCGTCGCCCCGCACGCCACCGCCAAGCTCTACCTCACCGCCTCCCCGGAGGCCCGGGCGGCCCGACGCAGCGCCGAGATCAACGGCGACCCGGGGGCGACCGCCGAGGTCACCCGGCAGGAACTGCTCCGCCGCGACGCCAAGGACTCCGGCCGCAAGGCGTCGCCGCTGGCCAAGGCCGGTGACGCCGAGGAGATCGACACCACCGAGCTGACGCTGGAGGAGGTCGTCGAGCGCGCCGTGGAGACGATCCTCAAGCGCGCCGCCGTCGAGGGCTGA